A window from Citrus sinensis cultivar Valencia sweet orange chromosome 3, DVS_A1.0, whole genome shotgun sequence encodes these proteins:
- the LOC102616705 gene encoding small polypeptide DEVIL 4, protein MEIKSSSVSDSKRKLSCKGVGGFLKEQRGRLYIIRRCIVTLLCWHD, encoded by the coding sequence atggaGATTAAAAGTTCTAGTGTTAGTGATTCTAAAAGAAAGTTATCATGTAAAGGAGTTGGTGGGTTCCTTAAAGAACAAAGAGGTAGGCTCTACATAATAAGAAGATGTATTGTTACGCTTCTATGCTGGCATGACTAG
- the LOC102617003 gene encoding uncharacterized protein LOC102617003 produces MDDSGAILSHISSLKYMLDQIDEEIESNFQITREIESEIVRCTEIETNLAVKEAELTKILFMSQFEIIGLLSVTGDLRKSVEFLEGQLDNLRRERDEMLKRMSDRREQFTTLCIEFQRDIDKDKNNELVNLLSEKEILENEVHLLDDKINSLKHSMLAFEEQILEDLHTSNSALHVEIESGNQENEKLLKNIGNLRSTLHNYCN; encoded by the exons ATGGACGATTCAGGAGCGATTCTCAGCCATATTTCTTCACTCAAGTACATGCTTGATCAG atCGATGAAGAAATCGAATCGAATTTCCAGATAACACGAGAGATCGAATCTGAGATCGTCAGATGTACGGAGATCGAGACTAATTTGGCGGTCAAAGAAGCCGAGTTAACCAAGATCCTTTTCATGTCTCAATTTGAGATCATCGGATTACTCTCTGTTACTG GCGATTTGAGAAAATCGGTTGAGTTTTTGGAGGGGCAATTAGATAATTTGAGAAGGGAGAGAGATGAGATGCTGAAAAGAATGAGTGATAGGCG GGAACAGTTTACCACACTATGCATAGAATTTCAGAGAGACATTGATAAGGACAAAAATAATGAACTGGTCAATTTGTTGTCGGAGAAGGAAATTCTTGAAAATGAAGTTCATCTCTTGGATGACAAAATTAACTCTCTGAAGCATTCGATGCTCGCATTTGAGGAACAAATCCTTGAGGATCTTCACACCTCCAACTCTG CATTACATGTTGAGATAGAGAGTGGGAATCAAGAGAATGAGAAATTACTCAAGAATATTGGTAATTTGAGAAGTACGTTGCACAACTACTGTAACTGA